The Watersipora subatra chromosome 1, tzWatSuba1.1, whole genome shotgun sequence genome has a window encoding:
- the LOC137385639 gene encoding beta-hexosaminidase-like, which yields MCCGKGVLGLIALFFTTTFASTDLSSIQVRYGTVTYSTTGEDSYISNVTLTNVGTVDIDTGSTAVSIYACFIRLVIGSDAQQGVQINSSPVITVMHLDGCSHRIVFSAPFRLAAKTSFSFSMTQKHWSVAYTDVMKNWYIQLGDGEHQPITNTARDQTEFVDPYDTETKYLRTSTDLVMPFTVQDRHKEHAKVNLASDSDVKSRLVPNLFESLVNSDTVYTEVDINQVTFQTDVSLKRGQFRFTVENGNAEVIIHIMSNSTEDKGIALSTIQQLLQRFDGKLPVGSFTSKPPRFNYRGYMIDLARQFHDKDVIKRQLDLMYRFKLNVLHLHISDDESWALEIEGLPELTDVGSKQCFDIDTCATFPQLGRQGTTAQYLSKADYVEIVRYADSLGIMILPEIESPGHATAAVNAMRVRRSSQPSVDYSLDDPEDLSEYLSVQYFTKGAMNPCIPTFYNFTEKVITTLQSYHAEAGQNLTIVHLGGDEVASGAWIGSPACQRLTSNNESLYSDVKIHMMSELGQLAERLNVDLAFWEDGLINKSSSRPFVKDELFPSTVEVYSFTWQTVWEWWGGDRAFIMANGGYKVVLTPATHYYLDHSQEPHPNERGYYWATRYSNLRKAFSFRPINYYANIDGTKVLGEPIDEKGWCNPSWKCPELTVPENIVGIEAPLFGETIQSQEHIDNNAWPRLMAVAERAWCEADWEELDGANPKGLQTDFDSFRQSIERYELPEIERDHGVLYHISPPGATITSNKKNVTKLNLNVEFEGQRVWWRKSGQDWQEATDFKISASPEEMIDLRTSNAAGNRYSYEVSYVIPSSSTPLIVPSSSTPLIATLTSTTSALLVLLHLIV from the exons ATGTGCTGTGGTAAAG GAGTATTGGGGTTAATCGCCTTGTTCTTTACAACAACCTTTGCTAGCACAGATTTAAGCTCGATTCAGGTAAGATATGGGACTGTGACATACAGCACGACTGGAGAAGATTCCTACATCAGCAATGTCACTCTGACCAATGTTGGTACGGTTGATATAGACACAGGCAGCACGGCCGTCTCTATTTATGCTTGCTTTATCAG GCTGGTCATCGGGTCCGATGCTCAGCAAGGTGTACAAATCAACTCATCTCCTGTGATCACCGTAATGCACTTGGATGGATGCTCGCACAGGATTGTTTTCTCAGCACCATTCAGATTggcagccaaaactagtttcTCGTTTAGTATGACCCAAAAGCATTGGTCTGTGGCTTACACAGATGTTATGAAAAATTG GTACATACAGCTTGGAGATGGAGAACATCAACCAATTACTAACACTGCCCGGGATCAGACTGAGTTTGTGGACCCGTATGACACAGAGACTAAGTACCTG agaACAAGCACAGACCTCGTTATGCCTTTCACTGTTCAAGATCGACACAAGGAGCATGCTAAAGTGAACCTTGCTAGTGACAGTGACGTTAAGTCACGACTTGTTCCCAATTTGTTTGAGTCACTCGTCAACTCTGACACAGTTTATACCGAAGTTGATATAAACCAAG TGACTTTTCAAACAGATGTCAGCTTGAAGAGAGGACAATTCAGGTTTACG GTTGAGAATGGCAATGCAGAGGTGATTATCCACATAATGTCAAACTCTACTGAAGACAAAGGTATTGCTCTGTCCACTATTCAGCAGCTTCTACAAAGATTCGATGGAAAGTTGCCAGTTGGTAGTTTTACATCAAAGCCTCCTCG ATTCAACTATAGAGGCTACATGATAGATCTCGCCAGGCAGTTTCACGATAAGGATGTCATTAAGAGGCAACTTGACCTGATGTACCGCTTCAAGCTAAATGTTCTTCACCTGCACATATCTGATGACGAGTCGTGGGCCCTGGAAATCGAGGGTCTTCCAGAACTTACAGAC GTTGGTTCAAAGCAATGCTTTGACATTGACACATGTGCTACCTTTCCTCAATTAGGGAGGCAAGGTACTACAGCTCAGTATCTTTCCAAGGCAGACTATGTTGAGATTGTGCGATATGCGGACTCACTTGGGATTATG ATTCTACCAGAAATTGAGTCGCCAGGACACGCGACAGCCGCTGTCAATGCGATGAGGGTTCGACGCAGCAGCCAACCTTCCG TGGACTACAGTCTAGATGATCCTGAAGATTTATCCGAGTACCTGAGTGTCCAGTATTTTACGAAGGGCGCGATGAACCCGTGTATCccaacattttataattttacggAAAAAGTGATTACAACATTGCAGTCTTACCACGCCGAAGCTGGCCAGAATTTAACCATAGTGCATCTTGGTGGAGATGAAGTTGCCTCGGGGGCGTGGATAGGTTCGCCAGCCTGCCAAAGGCTCACATCAAACAATG AGTCTCTCTACAGCGATGTAAAGATACACATGATGAGCGAACTTGGTCAACTAGCCGAAAGACTAAATGTTGACTTGGCATTTTGGGAAGACGGACTGATAAATAAAAGCTCATCACGGCCATTTGTAAAAGATGAACTATTTCCTAGCACAGTAGAAGTCTATAGTTTTACATGGCAGACTGTTTGGGAGTGGTGGGGAGGAGATAGAGCCTTTATCATGGCTAATGGTGGTTACAAG GTTGTGCTCACTCCAGCTACCCATTATTACCTGGATCATTCACAAGAGCCACATCCCAATGAGCGAGGTTACTACTGGGCGACGAGATACAGCAATCttagaaaagctttttcattCAGACCAATAAATTACTATGCCAACATAGACGGAACCAA GGTACTTGGAGAGCCAATAGATGAAAAAGGTTGGTGCAACCCCTCTTGGAAGTGCCCAGAATTGACTGTCCCTGAGAACATTGTCGGTATAGAAGCACCCTTGTTTGGTGAGACGATACAATCGCAAGAGCATATAGACAACAACGCCTGGCCAAGGCTGATGGCTGTGGCTGAGCGCGCTTGGTGCGAGGCTGACTGGGAGGAGTTAGATGGGGCCAACCCAAAAGGCCTCCAGACAGACTTTGATTC GTTTCGTCAGTCTATCGAGCGGTATGAACTTCCTGAGATTGAGCGGGATCATGGAGTCTTATATCATATCTCTCCTCCTGGAGCAACTAT AACCTCTAACAAAAAAAATGTCACAAAGCTAAATCTCAACGTCGAGTTTGAGGGGCAAAGAGTCTGGTGGAGAAAGTCTGGTCAAGATTGGCAAGAAGCAACCGATTTCAAAATCTCAGCCTCACCCGAGGAAATGATTGATCTTCGAACTAG CAACGCAGCAGGAAACAGATACAGCTATGAAGTGTCCTATGTTATACCTTCATCTTCAACTCCTCTAATTGTACCTTCATCTTCAACTCCTCTAATTGCCACACTCACTTCCACTACATCAGCACTTTTGGTGCTTCTACATTTGATCGTATAG